CTTCCGTCGGCAACTGCAACGTATACCCGAGCGCCGCGACACCTCGAGGAATAATCGAGATCTTCTGCACCTGATCGGAGCCTGGGATGGAAAGGGCCACCAGCGCGTGGCCGGTTTCATGAAACGCGACCCGTTCTTTCTCCATCTTATTCAGGACGCGATTCTTCTTTTCCAATCCCGCGATGACACGTTCGACCGCTTCCTGCAATTCGGAGAGATGGACTTGATCCTTACCCCGGCGAACCGCCAGCAACGCCGCTTCGTTGATCACGTTCGCCAGGTCAGCTCCGGAGAAGCCCGGAGTCATGGCCGCAATCTGTTCCAAATCGGCCTCCTGGCTCAAGGCCACCTTCTTGGCATGCACACGCAGCACATCCAGACGCCCCTTTTTGTCAGGGCGATCCACGGTGACATGGCGATCAAACCGCCCCGCGCGCAGCAAGGCAGGATCAAGAATTTCCGGACGGTTGGTCGCAGCCATGAGGATCACGCCGACTCGTGGATCGAATCCATCCATTTCGACCAACAACTGGTTGAGCGTTTGCTCGCGCTCTTCATGCGCCATGGGTCCCACGCCTCTGGCCTTACCGAGGGCGTCCAACTCATCGATGAAGATAATGCAGGGCGCTTTGCCCTTGGCCTGTTCGAACAGATCACGAACCCTGGCGGCCCCGACCCCCACAAACATCTCGACGAACTCTGACCCGCTGATGCTGAAAAACGGCACTCCGGCCTCACCGGCCACGGCACGGGCTAGCAGTGTCTTGCCCGTACCTGGGGGGCCAACGAGAAGGATCCCCTTGGGAATCTTGCCGCCGAGCTTGGTAAATTTCTCCGGCGTCTTGAGAAACTCGATCACTTCGCGCAGCTCTTCTTTGGCCTCATCCACACCGGCGACGTCGGCGAACGTCACTTGGATGTCCTTCTCCATGTAGATCTTAGCCTTGGATTGGCCGACCTGCATGAAGCCACCCTGGGCCTGTCCAAATCGCTTGAGGATAAAGAACCAAATCCCGACGAACAGGGCGACCGGGACCACCCACGACAGCACATCGCGCCAAAATGTGGATTCAATCACACCCGTAAAAATGACTCCGTGCTGGTTCAACTCGCGGACCAGGTCCGGATCCTCGACACGCACGGTCGCAAAGGATTTCTGCTCTTTGGACTCACTTTCGGGTTTCAGTTTTCCCGTCAGCACATGGTTGGCAACCGAGACCTCTGCGATCTTGCCGTCGGCCACCAGCTTCTTAAATTCACTGTAGGGGAGTTCTTCGACCTTGTTGAAGGTATGAATGAGATCATGCACGAGCACCACGGCCATCATGGCCAACAACACATACCAGATAGAGAAAGAAACTTTATTATTCATCGCACCGCTCCACGCCAGATGCAGGTTCCGACCCGCACTGAGCTAAAACGTGAAATACGCCCCGACACCGATCGACTCGATCTTTTGATTGTAAAATGGCCCATACGGATTATGACCGTGGAAATAGGTCACCATGATTCGAAAGTGCCGGCGAGACCCCGTGCGGGACCATTCGAAACCGCCGAGCACGTTGGTGTTGATGATCCAGCTCAGTTCCTCATGCGACTTGAAATCTCCCGACAACACGGGCGTCACGATCAAGCGGTTGAGAAACGGCTCCAAGATCCTGGTCCTCATCGACGGCGCCCGTGCCTCGAATCCCCATTGGACTCGGGTGCGATCGATCGTCGATGGCTCACGATGGACCAGCACCGCCGCTCCTCCATAGAAGCGAAGCCATCGGTAGTCATAGGACAGAATACCTTCCGCCTCCTCCAAGATGAAACTCGACGGCTTGATTTCCGGATGACTGCCCAAGAATTCATCACCGAGATGACTGCTCTGGTGATAGTAGCGAAGCCTCGCCGACCAATTCCCCGAACGCCACGAGAGCGGGACCCCCACGTTAAAATCCGTGTTGATCAATGCCGCGTTCGTTTCATCCAGATCGAACTGCGCAAAGACTCCCGTGAGCAGTCCCACTTGCCATCCGTTGCAGCCTTTCCGATTCGTGTAAAAACCAAAATTCTCCCCGATGGCCACTGATCCCAGACTGAATGAGGAATTGTCCGCCCGCGCCCGCGACTGTTGCCAGATGGCAAAGAACTGCGGCTGCTTGGGATCCGCCATCAGGGGACGAAAAACATCATCGGAGGGAAAAGCCTCACTCACCTCCCCCTCGTCATGGTGATCATACCGACAATCAATGACCGTTGGTACCTTCACCTCCTCAGGATTCTTTGGCTCAGGCTCATCCGCATAAGCGTGGCCGACAAGCAAAAGCATCAGATATCCTGCTCCTATACTCCATGAAGAAAATGCGACTCGCCGGCCCATGTCGTTTCATCCTCCTCCTTACATCACGTTCGTCCGAGCCCCGTTCAGCATGCTAACGGCCCTTCGATAGCATACTTCACGTGGGAATTCACATGTTTTTGATGTGAGAGGAGGAAGCTGACTGATGGAGGCAAGACCATCCGGTCGAGGTGGTAAGCGACGCCTTGACCGTGGAGGCTCAGGCTATTCAGGCAAGACATGAATCTAATACCTAACGTTGGTCTCGTCGTGATGAGTATCCGAAAGCGCGACTTTCGTTTTCCCAATGTGAATTGGAGGGGGGGGGGGCGTACGAACAATGGAGGAACAGTCTATCAAGTCATCAGCCCCCTCGACCGATTCACACGCGTCCACCTCGTCGCGTTGTCCTTCCTCCGGCCCATTTCCACTGCCTGATCTCCGGCATGTCTTCGCCATGCTCGGCGATGTAGTGCTTATGTTCGATACGCTTGTCGCGGAGAGCCTGCCTGGTGTAGTCGGCCTGCGAGCCGCGCAGGCCGATGCGGTCGATGACATCAGCGACGAGGTGAAACCGATCAAGATCGTTCATCACCGCCATGTCGAACGGCGTCGTCGTCGTCCCTTCTTCCTTGTATCCGCGCACATGCAGGTTCTTGTGATTGGCTCGACGATAGGTCAATCGGTGAATCAGCCAGGGATAACCGTGAAAGGCGAAGATGATCGGCTTGTCCGTCGTGAAGAGCGCATCGAAATCCTTATCGGGCAATCCGTTCGGATGTTCAGCGGATGGTTGCAGCTTCATCAGATCCACCACGTTGACGACTCGCACTTTCACACCCGGTAGGTACCTCCGTAACAAGGAGACCGCCGCCAAGGTTTCCATCGTCGGTACATCGCCGCAACAGGCCATCACCACGTCCGGTTCCCCGTTGCGATCATTGCTGGCCCATTCCCATATGCCGATGCCGGCGGTGCAATGTTTCACAGCAGCATCCATATCAAGCCATTGCGGCGCCGACTGCTTGCCCGCCACGATGACGTTCACGTGGTTGCGACTGCGCAGACAATGGTCGGTGACCGACAGCAGCGTATTGGCATCGGGCGGAAGATACACACGAATCACCTCGGCCTTCTTGTTGACCACGTGATCGATGAACCCGGGATCTTGATGACTGAACCCATTGTGGTCCTGTCGCCAGACATGGGAGGACAATAAATAATTCAGCGACGCAATCGGCCGTCGCCAGGGAATGTGGTTGCAGATCTTGAGCCACTTGGCATGTTGGTTGAACATCGAGTCGATAATGTGGATGAAGGCTTCATAGCAGGAAAAGAAGCCGTGTCGGCCTGTCAACAGATACCCTTCCAGCCAGCCCTGGCACTGGTGCTCACTCAGCATCTCCATCACCCGGCCATCTGAGGCCAAGTGGTCATCAGAAGGGTATCGCTCCGCCATCCAGGCACGGTTGGTGACCTCCAACACGTCCTGCCAGCGGTTGGAATTGTTCTCATCCGGACTGAAGAGACGAAAGTTCCGACGCTCCCCGTTGAGCTTCATCGTATCCCGCAGAAACGCCCCCATCACACGTGTCGCCTCGGCCTCGACGCTACCCGGCTGCTTCACAGCAACGGCATACCGGCGGAAATCCGGCAAACGTAAATCTTTTAACAGCAGACCCCCGTTCGCATGGGGGTTGGCACTCATGCGACGCGCTCCTTTCGGAGCCAGCTCGGCAAGCTCGGGCTTCAATTCCCCGGCTTTGTCGAACAGCTCCCCTGGCTTGTAGCGCTTCATCCACTTCTCAAGAATCTTGATATGGGCCGGTTGGTCCATGTCGCCCATCGGGACTTGATGTGAACGCCAATGATCTTCCGTCCGCTTGCCGTCGATGTGCGTGGGGCAGGTCCAGCCCTTAGGCGTCCGGAGCACGATCATGGGCCAACGCGGCCGCTGCGGCGCTCCGTTTCTGCGCGCGTCGGTCTTGATCCGTTGAATATCTTTCACGATCTGATCAAGTGTCGCTGCCATGATCCGATGCATCTTTTGCGGGTCGTGCCCCTCGACGAAATAGGGCCGATACCCGTACCCTCGAAAGAGTTGGTCGAGTTCGTCATGACTAATCCGTGCCAGGACCGTCGGGTTCGCGATCTTGTACCCATTGAGGTGAAGGATAGGCAGGACAACGCCGTCAGTGGATGGATTGAGAAATTTGTTGGAATGCCAGCTCGTGGCGAGCGGGCCGGTCTCTGCTTCACCGTCCCCAACCACGCAAGCTGCGATCAGATCCGGATTGTCGAACACCGCCCCATAGGCATGCGAGAGAGCGTAGCCCAATTCACCACCTTCATGAATGGAACCAGGCGTCTCCGGTGCTACATGGCTGGGAATACCGCCGGGAAACGAAAACTGTTTGAACAAGCCTTGCATGCCTCGTTCGTCCTGCGAGATATCCGGATAGACTTCGCTATAGGTACCTTCAAGGTAGGCATTCGCGACGAGCCCAGGTCCACCATGGCCTGGTCCGGCGATATAGATCATATTGAGGTCATGTTCCTTGATGATCCGATTCAGATGCACATAGATGAAATTCAACCCCGGTGTGGTGCCCCAATGGCCGAGCAAACGCGGTTTGATATGGGCGCGAGTGAGGGGCTTCCTGAGCAAGGGATTGTCGTAGAGATAGATTTGCCCGACAGACAGATAATTGGCCGCTCGCCAATAGGCATCCATCCGCTCGAGCAGTTCTGACTTCCGCGTTGTCGTCTTGGTTCGTGGCATACACTCCCCGTTCATTGTTTCGGTTTGCTGAGTTGTTCGCTGACAGAACGTGCGATCTCACTTTCTTCATCGGTACGCATGACGCGTACGGTCACCCTGCCGTCGTCTTTTGAAATCACAGATTCACCGGCCTCGTTGCGCGCGTGATCGAGCGCGACGTCGAGACATTCCAAGCCGTCGCAGATCCGAGCGCGAATAACCGGTGAGTGTTCGCCGATCCCGGCGGTGAAGACCAGGGTGTCTAACCCTCCGAGTGCTGCCGTGAACGCCCCAATCCATTTTCTCGCCTGATAGCAAAACAGCTCGATGGCTTCTGCCGCTCGTGGATCATGCTGCTCCTGATTGAGTAAGTCCCGCATGTCAGAACTCGTTTCAGAGATACCGAGCAAGCCCGATTCCCTATTCACCATATTGTGAAACTGATCCGCGCTCATGCCTTCCGTGCGAGCCAGATAGGCCACGAGCCCCGGATCGAGATCCCCTGATCGACGGCTCATCGGCAGGCCGGAGGTAGGCGTGAAGCTCATCGTCGTGTCGACCGCCTTTCCATCTTTGACTGCCGCCATGCTCGCGCCGTTTCCGAGATGGGCGAGGATAAGGCGCCCGTTCGCTTCGCCTGGCTTCCCGACTCTGACCAGTTCCCTCATCAGAAAGGCATAGGACAATCCGTGGAACCCATATCGTTGAAGGCCCCCTTTTTCGTACCGTCGCGGGATCGGGAGTAGTCGAGCCATCCGCGGCATGTCGCGGTGAAATGCCGTATCAAAACAGGCGACTTGCGGGAGATGAGGATATCGACGTGCGAATTCGTGAATCAATTCGATCTCAGCAGGAAGATGTTCCGGATCGTACCCACGTAATCGTTGCAGTTCTTCCATGACAGTCGGCGTCACGAGCTGCGGCTCACGATACCGACCACCATGAACAACACGATGTCCAATTGCCACGAGCGGGTTCTGTGCAAGATGGTCCTTGATGCAGGCTAACAACGGCTCAAGACACGCGACATGGTCGGATGCCGTGATCCTCCGACGCTCGGCAGTGCCGGTGTGTTTACCCACCCAGGTGATCGTTCCGTCCGGTGTCCCGATGCGGTCGATCGAGCCTGACAGTTCACGGGCAAGGGAAGCACCGGGCTGGAAGAGAGCGAATTTGAGCGTGGACGATCCTCCATTGATCGCCAAAATTGAACCGGCTGGAGAAACTTGGGCGGAGACCGTCATTCCTGTTCCATCTTAACCATCAAGCCTGTACTATCCCTCACCCCCGACGGACATACTCACCGACCAGCCGGTAGGCGTTATGGAGATACTGTGCCATCATCCGTTGAGTATTAAAGAACCCGCCGTTCAATGCAATCGATTGCCTCATTATTTCCAGAAAGCGTTCACGGTCTTTGTAGAAACAGGGCAAGACTTTCTGCTCCAGCTTGTCATACAGAGCGGCGGCATGGCAGACATCCATACCCCCGTTCGGCTCAAGGCAGGTATCAATCCGATCGCCGATCGACCAGCCGGTCACGGCTTCCACGTGGCCTTCAATCCACCAGCCATCGAGCACGCTCAAACTCGGCACGCCATTGACCGCCGCCTTCATCCCGCTGGTTCCTGAGGCTTCCATCGGCGGGAGCGGGGTGTTGAGCCATAGATCCACACCGGCACAGAGGAGCTTGGCGAGCGTCATATCGTAATTCGTGAGATAGGCCACCCGAATGTTGCCCCGCAAGGTATCGCGAAGCTCATGAATCCTGTGAATCAGGGTTTTCCCATCCTGATCGTGCGGATGGGCCTTGCCGCTGAAGACAATTTGTAGCGGTCCAACCTGTTTCGCTATTTTCGCGAGCCGTTCGACATCATGAAAGATCAAGGTGCCACGCTTATAGGCGGCAGCCCGCCTGGCAAAGCCGATAGTGAGAACGTCCCGATCAAACCCGACATTCGTCTCACGATTGACATAGTCGACGAGCGCCCGCTTCGCCTCGGTGTGTGCATTCCAAATGTCCTGCATGGGAATGTTGATCGCGTATCGCAGTGAGAGTTGATCATGCCGCCAGTCGGGAAGATGCCGATCATAGAGCGTTTGAAATGAGGGAGCAGCCCACGTCACCGCATGAACACCATTGGTGATTGAGTGAATCGGATAACCAGGGAAGAGACTCTGGGAAACCTCACCGTGTTTCATGGCCACACCATTGACGAAGCGTGAGCCGCGCAGCGCGAGCTGCGTCATATTCAAACTGTGGTCATGGCCACAGGCTTGCAGCCACCCACAGCGTCGATCACCCAGCACACGATGGGCAAGGTCGGAAGGAAATTGATCGTGACCGGCCGGCACCGGCGTATGCGTCGTGAACACACATTGTTCCCGAACGGCATCGATAAGATCGGCAGGGACCGTATCTTCATGAACACGTGACGCGAGTTTCTCTTCCAGAAGAGCGAGCACAAGTAAGGCCGCATGTCCTTCATTCATATGGAACCGTCGAATATGCCCATATCCCAACGCCCGCAACAGCCGGAAGCCTCCGAGACCCAGCACGACTTCTTGGCAGAGCCGATAGGAGTCGTCGCCGCCATAGAGCGTATCAGTGAGAGTCCGATCCAAGGGCTGATTCTCCGGGAGATCCGTATCGAGCAGATAGACCGACACCTCACTGCCCGACTCGCCTCTCACCTGAAACTGCCAGGCCCCGACATGTACCGTCCGCCCTTCGATCTCGACGGCGACACGTTGATCGACAGGCTTGCAAAAATCGTTGATCGGCCAGGCCACCGGCTCTTCGTGCTGCCACCCCTGTTCGTCCAGCCGTTGATAGAAATAGCCACGACGATGCAAGAGGGTGACGGCAACCATGGGAATTTCGAGATCGGCAGCTGATCGAATCGTATCCCCTGCCAGGACGCCTAACCCACCCGCATAGGTCGGCATGTTGGAATCGAGCCCGATCTCCATAGAAAAATAGGCGACCAGTGGGTCGTTGGTCCGGTCCGTCATGCTGCCCCCAGCATCTGCTTGATCAGTTGGAGCTCGTCGAGCACCAGCGGCGACAGGAGAAAATGTTTTCGAACATGCTCGCGCCCCGCCCGGCCGAATGCTCCACGTTCGCCCGGTCGCTTGAGCAGGTCGAGGACCCGCTCCGCACAGCCTTCCACGCTGTTCACAAGGTTTGTCTGATAGGTCTCCGGAAACTGCATGGGAATCCCTCCGGCCTTTCCGGCCACAGTCGGCTTTTCTTTCCAGAAAGCCTCGGATACGGCCGACCCAAATCCCTCTCGGAGTGATTTTTGGATCACAACATCAGCCCCACGTTGGAATACGTATGACCTCCATACTGCCGACACCAGCCAGATTTGTGAAGAGAAAAGATCAGGGTTGTTTGCAGCCTGCTCTTCCACGCGATCCAAGATTTCCCATCCTTCAGGATCATCGCCCGCCATCGTAAACACGACGGCATCGTAGTCGTTCCTCGACGTTCCGTCTAACATGCGGATCTCCCCCTCGCTCCGGTTCATGAAAAAGGCGGTTGTGTGCTGTGATCAATCTTGTGAATCCAGCAACAAGCCAAGCATACAAGACTTTGACTCCACCCCAGTCGCATATCAAGCAATAGAACTCAGGCGAGAAGTCCACAACAGATCAGGCACTCTGTTCCCGTACTCCCAGCATTGGGTGGAGTGCAAGAAGAAAACCGATAGCGGAGGGAAGCGCTCCAACGGCCTTCAGGCTGAAAACGCTTAAGAGTTAATGCAGTGAGTGGAGAGAGCCGACGGCCCAGGAGCATCCTGCTACAGGAAGCATTTCGTCTCTGTTGCAGGAGGTAACAGAGGGAGCCGGAGTCTTCCGGCATCAAACAGCGTCTTACGTATGGCCCTGATACGGATCGTCAAAGATCGCTTGGCATTCGAGACAGCGCACCCTGCCGCTTCGTGTCTTACCCCTGGTCAGTACATCATCAGTCGTCCGACTGTGGGTACAAGGATCTGTCCGGATGCTCCTGCTCGCGCAGTTGAACCGTCACGGATTCCGTTACAAGCTCCATGGTGCCCTCCATCATCCGTGAGATCGCCGCCTCCATCTCTGAGAGGTTATTGTCCTTTTCCATAGATCCTCCGGCCGGGGCCTATGTTCTGCTCGCGTTTGACTCTTGCTGTATCAGCGGCCGAGGCACCCATGGACGCAACCTCTCTTTCTGCTGCTAGGCCTGCACCCAGTAATTCCTGTCGGTGTCCAACGTCAGACACACCTGACCTTTGCGGGTCAAATAGTCGACCGCCAAAAAGATCTGATCCGTCGTGAGGTCGGAACAGAGCCCCTCAATCGATTCGAGAGGACAACGCGTCCCCCGTTCCCGGAGTGCGGTCAGAACCCGTTGAATGTGGGCCTGATCAATGGCGATCGACATAGTCATACGCCGTCTCCTTTCGAATATCGGATTCGAATCTACTGCAACGACGTAGCTGTAAGAACTAGGCGTTCGCCCTGGTTACCAAGGAAAAGTTGCCAGAACTACTTGATTGGAAGGTCTTCCAGGAGAAGCCCGTTGCCGAAGTAGGGGAGCCGCCGGCGGAGTTGTATCTGGGACGTCTCGCTCATGAGCTGCACCTTCCATCATTTGCATGATTCAACCGGTCAATGTGCAGCAATTTCGCCTCGTTAGGATCGTTGAGCCTATGAGCGTAGGAACGGCCTGTATCGAGATAGATTCTATCCCGGCGAATCAGATTTGATACAGCAGAGATCGGATCGGGCTGATCATATTTCCTGAATCGATACGATACCGAGCCAATCACTTGTCGCAACGGCTAAGGGCTATCTTGCGAGGTGATCTGGAAGAAGTGGTGATAATCAAGAGGAGGTCCGCCATCGTACAGACAACTGCGTCGCACTGCTATCCGATGCGAGGCTCATCTCTCGGAACACTGGCGTTTCAGTTCATACCGACACATTACCTCCGTTACCTACAAACTCTACACGACTGGTGGGCACGTCGGCTTCTCTGTTTTCCACAAATCGGGGGAGAGATTGGAAGAGTTCATCCAGCGTGACAAGCACCCCACCAACGATTTTGCGCAGTTGCCGTTCCGTATAGTGCAGCGGAACCGATCGCCACCGTTGCCAGCCTCGGAGAAAGAACTTCTGCCCCAGCTGAGCATCGGATCGCTCACACTCCACCACAAATTCCCTTCCCCGATCATCTTCAAGGATGAATCCCTTAACATGCATAGTGGCTTCCCTTCCCATTTCCAGAGATCCAACGACATGCCGTACTCTCCCGCAATGCTATGCCTGTCACCTGCTCACGACTCACACCGCTCCAGGATACGATCGGCCCTCACTTGATTCGAGAGAGCCCTGACGGACCAATCCGATCACCGCCACTCGACTACAACCTGTTGTAGCCTGGCCGACTGCAGTCGTTCGAACGCAACTTCCATCGTAGACAGCT
The Candidatus Nitrospira nitrosa DNA segment above includes these coding regions:
- the ftsH gene encoding ATP-dependent zinc metalloprotease FtsH — protein: MNNKVSFSIWYVLLAMMAVVLVHDLIHTFNKVEELPYSEFKKLVADGKIAEVSVANHVLTGKLKPESESKEQKSFATVRVEDPDLVRELNQHGVIFTGVIESTFWRDVLSWVVPVALFVGIWFFILKRFGQAQGGFMQVGQSKAKIYMEKDIQVTFADVAGVDEAKEELREVIEFLKTPEKFTKLGGKIPKGILLVGPPGTGKTLLARAVAGEAGVPFFSISGSEFVEMFVGVGAARVRDLFEQAKGKAPCIIFIDELDALGKARGVGPMAHEEREQTLNQLLVEMDGFDPRVGVILMAATNRPEILDPALLRAGRFDRHVTVDRPDKKGRLDVLRVHAKKVALSQEADLEQIAAMTPGFSGADLANVINEAALLAVRRGKDQVHLSELQEAVERVIAGLEKKNRVLNKMEKERVAFHETGHALVALSIPGSDQVQKISIIPRGVAALGYTLQLPTEDRFLMTKSELENKVAVLLGGRIAEETIFGEASTGAQNDLVKATDIAKSMVKAYGMSEKLGTITLERERQPQFLQLPVASEKGDYSEETAREIDCEVRRIVDEQYGRVRRLLEDKKAILQQGATLLLEREVITGAELKAVMENA
- a CDS encoding DUF1207 domain-containing protein is translated as MLLLVGHAYADEPEPKNPEEVKVPTVIDCRYDHHDEGEVSEAFPSDDVFRPLMADPKQPQFFAIWQQSRARADNSSFSLGSVAIGENFGFYTNRKGCNGWQVGLLTGVFAQFDLDETNAALINTDFNVGVPLSWRSGNWSARLRYYHQSSHLGDEFLGSHPEIKPSSFILEEAEGILSYDYRWLRFYGGAAVLVHREPSTIDRTRVQWGFEARAPSMRTRILEPFLNRLIVTPVLSGDFKSHEELSWIINTNVLGGFEWSRTGSRRHFRIMVTYFHGHNPYGPFYNQKIESIGVGAYFTF
- a CDS encoding phosphoketolase family protein, with product MPRTKTTTRKSELLERMDAYWRAANYLSVGQIYLYDNPLLRKPLTRAHIKPRLLGHWGTTPGLNFIYVHLNRIIKEHDLNMIYIAGPGHGGPGLVANAYLEGTYSEVYPDISQDERGMQGLFKQFSFPGGIPSHVAPETPGSIHEGGELGYALSHAYGAVFDNPDLIAACVVGDGEAETGPLATSWHSNKFLNPSTDGVVLPILHLNGYKIANPTVLARISHDELDQLFRGYGYRPYFVEGHDPQKMHRIMAATLDQIVKDIQRIKTDARRNGAPQRPRWPMIVLRTPKGWTCPTHIDGKRTEDHWRSHQVPMGDMDQPAHIKILEKWMKRYKPGELFDKAGELKPELAELAPKGARRMSANPHANGGLLLKDLRLPDFRRYAVAVKQPGSVEAEATRVMGAFLRDTMKLNGERRNFRLFSPDENNSNRWQDVLEVTNRAWMAERYPSDDHLASDGRVMEMLSEHQCQGWLEGYLLTGRHGFFSCYEAFIHIIDSMFNQHAKWLKICNHIPWRRPIASLNYLLSSHVWRQDHNGFSHQDPGFIDHVVNKKAEVIRVYLPPDANTLLSVTDHCLRSRNHVNVIVAGKQSAPQWLDMDAAVKHCTAGIGIWEWASNDRNGEPDVVMACCGDVPTMETLAAVSLLRRYLPGVKVRVVNVVDLMKLQPSAEHPNGLPDKDFDALFTTDKPIIFAFHGYPWLIHRLTYRRANHKNLHVRGYKEEGTTTTPFDMAVMNDLDRFHLVADVIDRIGLRGSQADYTRQALRDKRIEHKHYIAEHGEDMPEIRQWKWAGGRTTRRGGRV
- a CDS encoding acetate/propionate family kinase: MTVSAQVSPAGSILAINGGSSTLKFALFQPGASLARELSGSIDRIGTPDGTITWVGKHTGTAERRRITASDHVACLEPLLACIKDHLAQNPLVAIGHRVVHGGRYREPQLVTPTVMEELQRLRGYDPEHLPAEIELIHEFARRYPHLPQVACFDTAFHRDMPRMARLLPIPRRYEKGGLQRYGFHGLSYAFLMRELVRVGKPGEANGRLILAHLGNGASMAAVKDGKAVDTTMSFTPTSGLPMSRRSGDLDPGLVAYLARTEGMSADQFHNMVNRESGLLGISETSSDMRDLLNQEQHDPRAAEAIELFCYQARKWIGAFTAALGGLDTLVFTAGIGEHSPVIRARICDGLECLDVALDHARNEAGESVISKDDGRVTVRVMRTDEESEIARSVSEQLSKPKQ
- the glgP gene encoding alpha-glucan family phosphorylase — its product is MTDRTNDPLVAYFSMEIGLDSNMPTYAGGLGVLAGDTIRSAADLEIPMVAVTLLHRRGYFYQRLDEQGWQHEEPVAWPINDFCKPVDQRVAVEIEGRTVHVGAWQFQVRGESGSEVSVYLLDTDLPENQPLDRTLTDTLYGGDDSYRLCQEVVLGLGGFRLLRALGYGHIRRFHMNEGHAALLVLALLEEKLASRVHEDTVPADLIDAVREQCVFTTHTPVPAGHDQFPSDLAHRVLGDRRCGWLQACGHDHSLNMTQLALRGSRFVNGVAMKHGEVSQSLFPGYPIHSITNGVHAVTWAAPSFQTLYDRHLPDWRHDQLSLRYAINIPMQDIWNAHTEAKRALVDYVNRETNVGFDRDVLTIGFARRAAAYKRGTLIFHDVERLAKIAKQVGPLQIVFSGKAHPHDQDGKTLIHRIHELRDTLRGNIRVAYLTNYDMTLAKLLCAGVDLWLNTPLPPMEASGTSGMKAAVNGVPSLSVLDGWWIEGHVEAVTGWSIGDRIDTCLEPNGGMDVCHAAALYDKLEQKVLPCFYKDRERFLEIMRQSIALNGGFFNTQRMMAQYLHNAYRLVGEYVRRG
- a CDS encoding glycosyltransferase, giving the protein MLDGTSRNDYDAVVFTMAGDDPEGWEILDRVEEQAANNPDLFSSQIWLVSAVWRSYVFQRGADVVIQKSLREGFGSAVSEAFWKEKPTVAGKAGGIPMQFPETYQTNLVNSVEGCAERVLDLLKRPGERGAFGRAGREHVRKHFLLSPLVLDELQLIKQMLGAA